Genomic DNA from Motacilla alba alba isolate MOTALB_02 chromosome 10, Motacilla_alba_V1.0_pri, whole genome shotgun sequence:
AAGTctatatttactttttcttgaTACAGGATAATTCATTTGAATTTGAAAAACGTAGGAATGAACCAGTGAAATACCAGAGAGAGTTGTGGAACAAGACCGGTGAGTCACTAtaggaacaaacaaaaaaaaatatcattttttaCTTATCATGAATGTGTTTTCAAAAGACTTCTTAGAGTATTGACAGCTTGTAGTGATTGTGTTTGAAATTACTGAAATCATGGCCAAATTCTTAGTGTGTGGAGGAGGTTTGAGTTGTGAACAGGTGTGGAGTTTCACTTGATGGTTTTTTCCAGAAGCTGGTTTGAAAATGAGAACCAGAAGtcctttattttgaattattgtCTTCAAAACCCCTTAATggttttccagctttttaagAGGCTCCCAATGTAAACCTTTTACATGATGCagttgtttctgtgtttgtgctcGTGCCATTTCAGTTTGCTTCATAGAATCAATTGCCATAAAGTAGGAGAACTGCTTATATTCATGTGAATGAATGCCACAGAGGAGAAGATGGTAAACTTGCATCTTTTTTCAAGTTGAGTCTTTTGCAGTGATGGCTAACTATAGACATTATATGTAGGCACAAAACTGGAAGcataaataagttttaaaatacaagttaTCAGCGTTGCTACATGCAATGTTCCATTATCCTGCTCTTGGGAGAAGGAATAATTTCCTCTACATAGTGTAAGAGTTGCCTCTGGTATTTAGGTATTATGGGAGTGCTGGTAAGAGCTGCTTTACAAAAATAGCGTGGATTTTCAGCTGCAGGGATTTAAGCACATTTAAAACaacttctgctttatttcagtgGATGCAATGAAGAGAGTggaggaaataaagcaaaaacgCCAAGCCAGATTTATTATGAACAGGTGAGAATTATCTGTTTGATGGGAACCCCTTGACTGTGTGTGTGTTAGACAGCCTTTCCAGAAATGGGATGATCCAGTTTTAAAGAGTCATTTGCTTTATATATACACAGTCATCCAAGTGATGGGATGAAATACACTGGGTGGGCACTACCCTATGTTATTGGCTGTCCAAGGAAATGTAGCTTTTGGACACTCAAGGATAACAGCTGTAATGTAGTACTTGTTTGTATACAGAGTcttaaattttaacaaaattcTGATAGGAGTTGGTACAGGGCTGCATTTTTTGTGGCTTTGTATCCAGTATTTTCTTGACTTggttttcaaatactttttacCTTTATTTCCTCATAATCATAGTTATTTACAGCCTGTACGTACCTTTAGCGAGAGATATCATGCATTAAAATGGAAGTCTACATCTCCTCTTTGGAGGTAATTAAATCTAATTTTCCCCTTTACCAGATTAAAGAAGAGCAAAGAGTTGCAGAAGGCAGAAGACATCAAAGAAGTCAAACAGAATATCCACCTTCTTCGTGCTCCCCATGCAGGTAAGAACTTGATTTACTGGTTTGCCTACACAGTTTTAGGATGAGTGACTCATTCTACAGATCAATAATCCTGTACATTTGTCATACAATTAATTTGTCTGTTGAATATGGAGAATAGTTCTTGCCAGTAAATGTAAGTAGTGCCTTAGTTCTGAATCGaatatacttttttatttatctagTCTTGCATTCAtcctttctcttccttattTTGAGTGTTTTAAATTGCACTCAGTACCTGGTGCTGCATAAACTGCATGTTTGTTATCTGATGCATTTATCTGAGTCTTTCCTTTGAACTGGCTAGTTGAACTTAACAGACTCTACCACTGAATGATATAAAATACAGCAGTTCAACTTTGCTGCTTGAATTTGTCAGTCAGTTGTGTAGAACTTACATGAAAATACTGTTCCTTCAGTAAAgtcacattttaaatacatcatttacttttaaaaacacacttAATGAAGTAATGAAGACAAGTTAAGAACCATTAGCTCTTGTTTTATTTACCATTTCCATTAGgtcttattttataaaaattaccAGCGATTTTGTTTCTTCATCATGAGATATTAATTAGAAGTCTGTTCTATAGTTTTACTTagatttttttgattttttttgtcagggaATATTTACACTTTGGTTTAATCTGTCATGTCTGcctcccacttttttttttttaggaaaggaaaaagatctgaattcaaaattataaattaaagtgattatttctgtgtttgtctttgcttttattaaatGAATGATGTGCAGCACTGTGTGGTCCATCTGTTGGTCAAACACCAGCTGCCTTTGTGGTATTCTGCAGTTCTGCCTGGGCAGAGAGCAGAATCAAATTTAAgtcttggatttttctttttccttgtttttctttttagtcaTCTTGTTGAGAGTTAGCACTCTTGCTGTCCAACACAGCATTCAGAAGGCtttaaatgttcatttaaaaaCTAGTGGGAGAAGGCCACTGATCTGTAATACGTAATGAATTTTTGTAGTCCTTTGCAAAGTTCTGCCAGGTATTGGCAGCTGTATCAGTTTGTCATAGCagatgaaaacacagatttgaCTGCATTTTAGATTTTGcataaaaacagcagcagcttttctgctgaaaCAAGTTTAAAAGGTGATTAGCAGTTTAAAAGGAGGTTTAAAAGGAGGTTAGCAGTAAATACCTTTGAGCTTGATGGATTTGCTCATAAACAACTCTTCAAGCAATATATTTAGGCTGTTTCACCTGGAATAGACGTGTATATTgttcaaagaaaaacagttaTTTGGGTTTAGAGAAACATGTTGAatttgatttattctttttgaaGGTACACCAAAACAGCTGGAGGACAAAATGGTGCAGAAGCTACAAGAGGATGTGCCTATGGAAGAAGACTCttaaagagcttttattttctatttatatcTCTTCAACAGTTAACAGTTCTTTACTGCCTCACCTAACATCATTCAGAAATGTGCTTACAGTTGaagaaaagtacattttaatgAATAGCGGTCATTTACaattggaataattttttaaaatgaaaaataataggaTGGATGCTAGTTTGGGCAGTACTTAAAACTCTGCAatttaagaaaagcttttcagcaGGATGGAGAATGAGGCTTTATTGTTTGAGATACCATGTGCTCCTTGGAAAGTTACTCTTTTTCTGGGTAACTTTTCCACGTTCatgcaaataattaaataataaaagatgCTGGCCCTGAGCTTTTTTTACTTTGTCTGTTGTTCTTCCATAGTGGTAAAAGCAGatataaatctattttaatgATTACGGTATGGGGGAGGATGTATTAATTTTCATTGGTCCAGTGTGGTTCAGacttattttcattcttgtcCTGGGGAAAATGTTTCAATTTGAAGAATATAGTGTTTGTTTTATCTCCTTTTTAAGTCAGCCACCCCAGGATTCCATTGCAGTTGACACCTGGCAAAGCTAATGCTGATGCAGGACTTAGATTTGGAAAATAGTAATGGTGGTTATCACCTAGTCTGCAGTTTGCCCTGCTATCATCCTCACCCACCAAAATTCAAATCTAATGTCTAATCAGGCAGATGGAAATGCTTAATAAATCACACTTGAGACTGTTTTTACCCGACTCCCAGGATTATTTTGATGGAAAAGATGCTGCTAAATCACAAGTATTTTGCATACTGTGGTGGTACTTACTCCGTGTGTCAGCACTGAGATAAACTGCTGGCTGTTTAAAACTATTTATCTGCAACAGTGTGATCAAAGAAAACTTTCAAAGGCATTTATAGTATTTGCTGTCATGTTATGCTAGTTgtcttcaaaaaaaaataatttgcagtttTATTCCAAACTTGGATATGTACTGCAGCAATCACTGGAAAACCTCACACCTACCACCCACATGTGTATTGTGTAGTTCAGAAAAAAGTCATATTTAAACTTATGTAGGGGTCTTGGGGAGTGTGTGACAGGGACTGGCATTGTGCTCTGTTTTTTATCTCTTGATTTATGAGTTATGTTCAGATATCTTGAAAATGACATATTTTAGTGAGAATTctagtaataaaaatagaattccttattttaatgaaattaaaagtttgccataatttaaaatttgctgTATTTCCTCTGCAAACTGTGATATAAATACCACCTGAAAAACATATGGTAAGCTGGCCAGAAAACATGTGTCACTGGGGTGAAATCATGGTACAGTATAAATGCAGTGTATATGTGCTATATGTACACCAAGATGCTTGGGCTTGTGGAGGGAGATACTCACAGCATGGTAATTTATAGCCTCACATAAACATACTAATTAACAGCTCAAGAAATGTGATGTTTTTTGAATGGCCTTTTCTACTATAGTATTTGATGTCCTTAATCCTTGAGGTGGGATACTTAATCTGAAAATTGTATTACATAcaactttttttatttactaaatTTTAAAGATAAGATGTTCAACAAGTGCCgagttttaattttctccaaAAATAGGGAAGTAAATCTGTACAAAGCAGACAAAGGTAATGAACCCAACTGAGTGTTAgttaatatttatataacatTTTACTTCATATGAGATTAAcgttaaataatttatattacaTATCTGTAATTGTTCTGTTCACCTGTCTTTAAATAACTGCAATAATTAACTGGTTTGTGTGCTCTATTGAAGTGTGTCTGTAGGATTATTAACCCTTTGTTATGGAGGTTTGTAAGTGAAGTGGTCATTGTGCAGCAGCTAAGAGCCATTTGAGGAGTATATAGATCCTGAACACTGCCAGCTGGACGAGTTGCTCAGCCTGTGTGCCTCAGTGCTGGTACAATTGCAAGCAAGGGCTGTGGAAGTTAATGCTGAGTTATCCCCCTGCCAAAGTGCCATTTCTCTGGGAAGTAGAGACTTGCAGCTGGCTGGGTATACCTTGTAGTAAGTAGAAGCTACTTGAGCTTAAAAAATTTGTCATGAGTAACATGCAGCACCTGGTCAGAAGGTGCCcttgtgatattttttttttttttataatttcattgcTGTGGTGCCCTGTTCTCTTGTCTGTCAAATGGAGCACAAGGTGAGgggggaagagctgcagctgaacaaCATGGGGCTGGTGGTCATTCTGCACATCTCTGCACAACCACTGTGTGCAGAGACCTTCATGGGGAGCcgctgagctgcagaggagcgGTGGTTTTCTTTTAGGAGGCTCGCTGTCCAACCACATTTCTAATAGAAATTGTTATTATTCAAGACATTTTGGTGAAGATctattttctttgcttgcttaagataaaaatttctttagattttgcattttctttacaAGACTTACAGAGAAAATGTCCAACTGAGCAGTATCCTGGTGGTCATGGATAAATACTGCCAaacaggaggaaggaaatgcttTCCTCTTTCCACTTGAACAGCTCTGGGTCAGACAGTAGCTTGCCAGAAGATCTTGGGCAATGGGAAGCCATCATCTGCCTCctgtgtgtggggctgagctgtgcccagtCCCTGgcgaggcaggagctgcctctgtttCCCTGGAGCAAGCTGGAGAGAGGGCATTTTATGAGCAGCACATTGTTATTCAGAAGAGATCCTGGTTTAGTGTCATACATCCAAATCACCGGTCCTGTCTGTGCTGAGATCCAGtaggagcagagcacagggtgCCTATGAGAACAGACTTACAAGACAAATGATGATGATGGTGTGTGAATATTTAATCAGAAGAATTATTTATGAATAACTGGTAGTGCTAAATTCCATTATACTGTCTGTCTTCTTGGCATTTACCAGGTCTAACAAACGATTGCTGTTTTGTGTTTGTACTTTATGCAGTCAGGAGCCTTTCTTCAAAACAAGCTGATAGGCTCGATCAGAACAAATGTGATAgtcaaaagcaatttttaacaAATGCTTTTTAGTTTCAGTTGCTGTCATCTTttcttacaaaacaaaaccagatgtatagttgttttctttcttttttcagactACAAAAGTTGGAAACGTATTTTAATAGTGATTTAGTAAGCGTCTTTCCCtcatatttctgcttttctattttttatccATCTCAGTGATTTTGAATTAAACACTGGTTTTTCTTTGAGGAGGAGGTCAGCCTCATGCTAACACGTTTTGGCTGCTCCCTCAGTTCCTTGTGCCCAGGGCCGTGAGCAAGggttccagccctgccctgagtCCCCAGAGTGCCCTTCATGCCCCTCACCAAGTCCGCCTGTGGTTTCGGTGTGTGACTGTCCgtgtcactgtccctgtcactgtccgtgtccctgtcccagcccggCTGCTCGGGCAGCTGTGTGGGGAGCCGTCCCTGCTGCGGGGCCGCGGCCCGCTCCGGGCGGCGCCATCCAGAAACAGCGTTCGCCTGCGTTCTGCGGGGCGCCGAGCTCCTGAGGGAGGAGTGCGGTGCCGGCTCCTGCGCTTCGAGCCGTGCGGTGCCGGCTCCTGCGCTTCGAGCTGTGCGGTGCCGAGCTCCTGCCCCTCGACATGTGCGGTGCCGGTTCCTGCCCTTCGAGCTGTGCGGTGCCGAGCTCCTGCCCTTCGAGCTGTGCGGTGCCGAGCTCCTGCGCTTCGAGCTGTGCGGTGCCGGTTCCTGCCCTTCGAGCTGTGATTCGGGCGTGGCCCCGAGGAGCCGCGCTGGGGcagcccgggccgggccccggcgGGCGGCTGTGCTGGAAGCCCTCACGGctgcccctcagcagccccGCTGCCTCACGGGGGCTCGGGCACTCCCTGCAGGCCTGGCCTTTTCCACATCTTCGTGCAGAGTAAGGCCTGgagatacattttttttgcctttggtCAGGGGTTTGCAATCCATCCTTCTTACTTTGGTTGTCTGTGGAGGTTTTCTGCTCGATGTTTGATCCTGAGGGAATGACCGAAAGAATGGCGGATGATGGTGGGACCTTGGTTTTGcctgtttgtttggcttttaagaaaaaaatgcaaattccttCTTTCAGTCTTCCCTTTCAGTCTTTCCTTTACAAGTGCTAATACACtgtggaaaaaatgtaaaacacagCTTTATGTTTAATCAAATTGTGCTGAGCTCATGCAGACTTTCTTCATAGGAAATTGGGCTTTCCCATagttctgagatttttttagcCAAAGATTTTCCTGAGATATTCTTGCTTCAGAGCAACAGCACGGTGGAGCCCAGCACATGTACAAGATCTGTTTGTGTGTGTCACAAAGAACCTTAAATCAGTTCCTTACGTTGACGTGGTCATAGGTGTCCATGGCTGGAAAAGCAATAGACAGCTGCTAATAGGTCCAAAGGCTTGCATCCCAGGGGATATTTCAACCTCCAGGCTGTTCAATTCCTCAATTACTGTTCTGGCCTCAAAAATTCAATCTCCTTTACCAGCCTAACTTATTTATGGGTTGCACTGAATTGTGAccagagagagcagaaagctgaaataaatcaaGCACTGATAAAATTGTTTAAGCCGTCTTGATGGCTGTCTGTCTATTTTTAGATCTCAATTTAAAGACACCATAtggagaaaaatttattttgttttattcatgttGAACAAGCAGCATTACTTGAGATTGGTGAGGAACAGGGAGGAATAAGGATTTGTGGAGATAGCTGTGTTGGAAGACATCCtttgctggttttgggtttgtttgtgtgttattctccttcctcttcctcctatCCTTAGATTTTTCATATTATATTTTGTTTGGTGAAGTCACTCTTGCTTCTTAAACAGATGttttttcacctttaaaaaAGTACTTGCATAGCATTTTGTCTTACACATATGTATGGCAGTAAAAGTATGTTCTGAATAAGGGGGGATGTCAGCTCCAGCCCTACAAACTGAGATTTATTAGTGACATTGTTTCAGTGTGGGGAACAGACTCCTGAATGGAAATAGATGTGTTATTTATAAGGCAACAATACTGTGCACCCACAAATTATCACTGGGAATCAAGGCAGACATCTCtgcatgactgaaaaaaaagtcttgtttgCTGGTATTTGAGCTGTTTTCTGtggcctctgctctgcactAAACTTGCAGATTAAGAGAATTACTTTGGTAATCAACTTGACTGAAGTGATTCCAGAGTGGAGAATTTGAAAGATTTCTTATTACTTGATAAAATGAGAAGCTGCCAGAGATTCTCCCTTGTGTTGAGGTGAGGTTGGTTACAGTATCTCTGTTTACAcaagctcctgcagcaggaagtgTTTTCATTCAGCTCGCTGCAGAAATTGATGCTCTAGAAATTGACACTGCAGAAATtgactctgcagagctgcttgggaTGAGCAGTGAAATAACCAAATGATTTTCTCTGGTTACCTTCCATTCCCACCACTGGGCAAACTGAGATGGCATTTCAAATCCCTGCGTTTCCCAGCTTTTTGTACTCCCTGACACAAAACTTGGGGACAGCGTGGTACAGGCCATACAGGTTTAGCTTGAAACATAAAGGTAGCAAACCTGAGCCCAGCACTCTTCAGGCCTGGCTGTACAGACAGCTTTTTCTTCTAACAAGCCAAACAAATTACTGGTGGGTTTGGAAGTCAGCTAGGCTGctcccccaggctgctcctgcctcctctgtTTAGTTAGTTGTGCTGGGCACAGATGGAAAGTCATTCAAGGTTAATTTGATTAGCTGTACCCAGCTTCTGGGGATCTCTgaggaaaatatatattttttaaagtagaagaTACAGATATCATGATGTGATCTTAATTCATGGGTGatatttagaaagaaacaaTATTTAACCTTGAGCTAGGAATAAATTTAGAATGTTCTATGCACAAAGCATACTTTAGTCCAGATTTCTTTAGGGCATGGCCTTGCTACTGCTTGGGATGCCTCATATAGATTATCCCCAGGATATCTGGGGAATACTGTGATGCTGCATTTAAAgaacttttgctttttctccatgGATGTCTACTTCCATGTCTGGTATTAATTTGGGAGAAGATTGCGTGCCAGATTTTGTCACTGATGCTGTCAGAAGCTGTGCTACAAAGGTGACAGGAAGCATTCTTCACTATTCACCGCTGCTGTAGATTCAATTGTTTtggagaggaaggagatggctttctgaaaattgcttttactGGCTCTTGAAGAATTTCTACAGCAGATATGcagaattaaaataacaaatttaaattaaaataaacaaatttaaataaacaaatttatCTGCTTCCTGTGTTGGTAGAAAAAGGAATCAATAATATTACAAGCTTTTCTAGTGGTTGTTATGGTCTGCACACagttcagtttattttcttactgcATCATATATAATGATCTACTTGAACCTGGTCACATGAGGAGCAGGTATTCTCCCAGTTTTCTAAGGAAATGTCAACTTCTGTTAAACTGCTTCTGCCAGACTGTGTACATTTTTTGGCAGTCATTTAAATCTATTTCATTACCTGAGTTTCATCTGCTTGTCCAAAGTCAATAGCTTTAATAGCTTTTGACTTTTCATGACAATCCTGTTAATTCCAGTTCTGGTAATATTTAAAGCCTTTAGACTGAAAACAGAGGAGCTTTTTTGCTGGTTTGTATCTAAAGTCCATTTAAACTTGTGGCACCTGTGATGGCCAGTATAGCAGAGCTTTCAGAGAAGGATCCCAGTGCATCATGAGTGCCTTTTTCCATGGTTTAGTTTCCTAAACTCAGTCAGTAATTTAAGGATTTCTTTGGAAATTTCTGGTGAACCAGTCTTTTATGACTGTATCAAGTCATAAAAGTCATTTGAACCCCTCTATACTTTCTCAATGATCCTGTAATGAATACTTCACACTTCTGATTATTGTGAGAAAGAACTTCTCTGTGATTTGCATTTTACTCTGTTGggtgttttgttgttctggTATTGTGGGAAGCTGAATTACCAGTTCTCCTTGCAGTGTTGTGAACCTCTAGTAACCTATTTTCTAAACCAAAGAGTCCTGATCTCTTACCCTGTTTTGTAGGAAGGCCTCTGAGCATCTTTGTTGCTCCTTATGTCTGTTCTTCTTGTCTGGTTTGTGGATGAAACGATGACAAATTCCTTCAGTATTCAGTATATGGATGGGTGTACCCTTTATGTCTGCGCCGTTTCTCCtttgttctttgtttcttctctaaCTGTGTTTTTCAATATCCTCAGCTTTTCCCTGCATGCTTTGTAGAAAGAAAGTAACCTTCACTGTTCACATTTATTGAGATTTAGAATTTGCCAGTTCGTTCTCtatgttttctctttctaaatCTTTAGTGAACAGACAAGTCCATGACTACTGGAATGCATCATGATTAGGACTCTGCTTTTAAGAGAAGTGAGATAGACAGCATTATAGAAAagataaacacacaaaaaaataaagcaaacaaacctgcagaaattaaattctgtcaAAACAGATCTCAACAGATAGGCATCAGCTGCTCTTAGCAAGCAGAGAAATTCACCTTGAATGTTCTTTATTCTTGAGAACTGTGACTTGGAAGTGAGTGGTGCCATTGTCTTAAATGTTTAAACATAGTTGATTGTAGATGCAGGGAAGTGTGTGCTGGTGGGGAGTTTTATGAATCATTTACCTTTGTAGGAGTACATTCTGACATCCTAAATGCAATGTGCCATTTCCCTTCCCACACAGTACATGCGAGAGCTAAGTGGTGAGTAGACAGCTACAAGTCAGCAGACTTGAGTTTTATTCCTGGCTCTGTTTCCCTTGGTAATTCTACTCAAGTTGTTCAGCTTTTCTGAGTCCTCTCTAAAATGGTCTACCTGAATCACGAGGAGTATGTTCTGTCTCTTCCAACTTTTCCATGCATGGTAAGGCACTGAAGTGAGACATACTGCAGCAATTAATGTTATCTTAGATTTCTATGGgacattttaaatgtaattttaatctTACTTTCGCAGTTCTGAAACAAACAAGAGTTCTTTTCAAATGGAGTTCCTTTCATTCATCCTttccatcactttttttttgggtagGTTTTTGTCACTGACTAAGGCCTGTAGGGCCAGGTTCAGTGATGAGACAGTTTTCTGGTAGCTCTGGAAGTCAGAGGGAATTGTTCATGTGTGTGTCCAGTAGAAATCAGTATGATACCAGTCTGACTTGGTGCCATTCAGCAATGACTGACTCAGCTGGTCTGACCCCAAACACCTGGCTGGGAATAAAGCAGCTCCATGCAAATAAGAAGTTGTCTGTTGTTTTACCAGGAGATTGCCAAGGGTGTTGGACATCTTActtatttctgcttcttctgttCAAGTTAAATAGCTGGTAATTCTTTAATTCTTAAATCTAGTAACACTTTGTAGCTGTGATTTTTCCCTGAAGCCATGTTTCAGAAACTCTCTCTGCTTATGTAATTTGGAAATCCTAACAGAGCAGTTTAAGTCTAGCAAGCAACCAAATTTAGCACTGGaaactttatattttttatcaCTAGGGGCAGAGGACAAAAGAGCTGAAAGGTTCCCAAGCTATTCACTGAGGATATAGCACAGATACTTCGTGATTCCAAGCTTGCAGATTTTATGATTTAATGGAGGAAACGTAAtctggtattttaaaatgtaaattaaaacttttttccatAGCCCTCAAACTTATGAAGAATGTATCTCAGCCAAGTATAAATGCCTGAAAGAAGTGATATCTCTTTTGGTCTGCAGACAAGCAAAACAGGTAAGAAGACTTGCACTATTCTAAACccatttttaattctgaaagttGAGTTAATCAAAATCAGAACTGTCAACTCTTCACCTTGTTGATCCCAGTACCATTTGATTTCATCTTGCTGTTGGAAAATCACTCTTACTACCTGACAGCCCTGAAGGTTTTGATATGAATTTGTTGCTGATCAAAACCATTTTTTGCATAttgaaaattcagagaaagaaaaattcagcattcaaataaaaaaagatacaCAGATTGCAATACTATCTCaggtattttcattaaaaattttaaaattcctcatTGTCTCACTTGTTTTAACGAAAGAAGGCCCTGTTAATTGGTGTCAGGACACAGTGGAAAATTATGAGGGAGATTAAAACCCATGGCTGAAATCAGATTTGTATGACCTGTGTTTTCAAACTTTATTTGCTTGAGCCATTGCAGCCTGAAAGAAAGAAGTATCTTTCTTGAAAACTTGATGATGAGATTCCAGATAATCAGTAACCTAGGGCATACTCCTACAGATGGAGGAAGTGCAGTCAGAAAAGCTTTCCTTGGATGATAAAAACTTGAAATGAGTCTCAACATCCAGCCATTAGCATTCAAAGCCCTATCCAGtcacagaaatgtctttttgctctttctccCTCAGTGCCATATTTATTAGGAGGTAAGAATGTGATACGGAAGCCAGAACCTGGAGGTGTTAAGTGTGCTGTGATTCAGCCGCCTGGCAAAAGATCTTACTTTGGCAGTCCCCAGACTGGTCCTGTGAATTATTCCTCAGGGAGGGAGATTTCTTTCCAGAACTGTCCTCCTTTGGTGTGACCATCTGCCTCTATATAATCATTTGGGCAAAAATAGATATTACAAACAGAAAATTGCTCTGCTGCCAGATTAGCTGCAGAATACACACTGATGCTTTACTCACTCAGGGGGATTTAGTGCCAGGGTTCTTTGCTGGGGATAAAACACTGTATCATATTTTCCCTTCCTGTCGGTGTTGGATTAAAAACTAAATCCTGCTCATTTTACTTTCAGAAGTAGTCCCAAAGGATTTTGGCAGGATTAATTGCATATGAAAAGCAAGTAGGATTTGGCATTCTGTGTACATTGAAAATTAAACAGAGGTAAACATTATCAAAAGTTTTAACTTACTGATGTTATTTCAGCTTGTTTTATGAtctgaatattttctgctgaataCTTAAAGATGCTCATGGAACTTCAGCAAAGTCACATCTctgaaaggaagagggaagaaatcTGTGGGTGTAGGACCTCAACTCATTGAAAACTTGAAATAGCTGTTCAAGTCCTTCTCCCTTCCTGAAGTTAGGCACATATGTAGGGTGTTGAAC
This window encodes:
- the RSL24D1 gene encoding probable ribosome biogenesis protein RLP24 encodes the protein MRIEKCYFCSGPIYPGHGVMFVRNDCKIFRFCKSKCHRNFKKKRNPRKMRWTKAFRKAAGKELTVDNSFEFEKRRNEPVKYQRELWNKTVDAMKRVEEIKQKRQARFIMNRLKKSKELQKAEDIKEVKQNIHLLRAPHAGTPKQLEDKMVQKLQEDVPMEEDS